Proteins from a single region of Longimicrobiaceae bacterium:
- a CDS encoding DNA translocase FtsK 4TM domain-containing protein: MSLTVDDRHRRDLWGLALLALALLLTLSFVPTTLFGASGERLFATGNVVGVLGRHISAGLFALLGLPALVLPAFPGLWGAVALGRLQRGTAVRWSVLLAGSALLFATATFVLVDAARADAAVAGWTGRTVGGVFATLLGGVGSAVVLAVLFAALCIATIGWNPVRTVVGGGRLAITRAGKTVSVLPEVLPRRVALPSIPLFGRPAAEADQADDEYEDDEDLDVADPLSDPEEPEPRDERDDTDPFPPARPGPQAKAAAAVKEAARPKAQRPKTVADEQTELMPLDAGDPLSSDLPATGILTAPAPRDEARSRQELDGLGQVLVDKLATFKIEGRIVGMTAGPVVTQFEVEPAPGVKVARIASLDADLALAMRAQSIRIVAPIPGKGAVGVEVPNPTPEMVFFREVIESGPYRGTKAQLPLALGKDIAGRPYVADLAKMPHLLIAGATGAGKSVCVNTIITSLIYRHSPRTLRFLMVDPKMVELSIYNDLPHLRHPVVTDNNDAATVLKWAVLEMERRYELLSVNGVRNLQDFNRRVESDQVLRSPEAQGEEGDPDRWLYQGGTLPFIVVIIDELADLMMTCQGDVEKPLALLAQKARAIGIHLILATQRPSVNVITGLIKANFPSRIAFRVSSKVDSRTILDQNGADNLLGNGDMLLLPPASSEPVRIQGAYLSTEETEGLMNWYREQKRLRREQAIAEGRDPDEETRGEANILDQVRSQEDDGSGEADEEAVGERDALFREAAELCIQHQGGSTSLLQRRLRIGYGRAARVIDQLHFAGVLGPPDGSKPREVLMDHVQLDQICD, from the coding sequence ATGTCGCTTACCGTCGACGACCGGCACCGCCGGGACCTGTGGGGGCTCGCCCTGCTGGCCCTGGCGCTCCTGCTGACCCTCAGCTTCGTCCCGACCACCCTCTTCGGCGCGTCGGGCGAGCGCCTCTTCGCCACCGGCAACGTCGTCGGCGTGCTGGGGCGTCACATCTCCGCGGGGCTCTTCGCGCTCCTGGGGCTCCCCGCGCTCGTGCTCCCGGCCTTCCCGGGGCTCTGGGGGGCGGTGGCGCTCGGGAGGCTGCAGCGCGGCACGGCGGTGCGCTGGTCCGTCCTTCTCGCCGGCTCGGCCCTGCTCTTTGCGACGGCGACCTTCGTGCTGGTGGACGCGGCGCGCGCGGACGCCGCCGTGGCGGGGTGGACCGGGCGGACGGTGGGCGGGGTGTTCGCCACGCTGCTGGGGGGGGTGGGCTCGGCGGTGGTGCTCGCGGTGCTCTTCGCCGCGCTCTGCATTGCCACGATCGGGTGGAACCCGGTGCGCACCGTAGTGGGCGGGGGGCGGCTGGCGATCACCCGGGCCGGGAAGACTGTGTCCGTGCTCCCGGAGGTGCTCCCCCGGCGCGTCGCCCTCCCCTCCATCCCGTTGTTCGGGCGCCCAGCGGCGGAGGCGGACCAAGCGGACGACGAGTACGAGGACGACGAGGACCTGGACGTGGCGGACCCGCTCTCAGACCCGGAGGAGCCGGAGCCCCGGGACGAGCGCGACGACACCGACCCGTTCCCCCCCGCCCGCCCCGGGCCGCAGGCGAAGGCCGCCGCGGCGGTGAAGGAGGCCGCCCGGCCGAAGGCGCAGCGGCCCAAGACCGTCGCCGACGAGCAGACGGAGCTGATGCCGCTGGACGCCGGGGACCCGCTGAGCAGCGACCTCCCGGCCACGGGGATCCTCACCGCGCCTGCGCCGCGCGACGAGGCCCGCAGCCGCCAGGAGCTGGACGGGCTGGGGCAGGTGCTGGTGGACAAGCTCGCCACCTTCAAGATCGAGGGCCGCATCGTCGGGATGACCGCCGGCCCCGTGGTGACGCAGTTCGAGGTGGAGCCCGCGCCGGGGGTGAAGGTGGCGCGCATCGCCTCGCTCGACGCGGACCTCGCCCTGGCGATGCGGGCGCAGTCCATCCGCATCGTCGCGCCCATCCCCGGCAAGGGGGCCGTGGGCGTGGAGGTCCCGAACCCCACCCCGGAGATGGTCTTCTTCCGGGAGGTGATCGAGTCCGGCCCGTACCGCGGGACCAAGGCCCAGCTCCCCCTCGCCCTCGGCAAGGACATCGCCGGGCGTCCCTACGTGGCCGACCTGGCGAAGATGCCGCACCTGCTCATCGCGGGCGCCACCGGGGCCGGGAAGTCGGTGTGCGTCAACACCATCATCACCTCGCTCATCTACCGGCACTCGCCGCGGACGCTGCGGTTCCTGATGGTGGACCCCAAGATGGTGGAGCTTTCCATCTACAACGACCTCCCCCACCTGCGGCACCCCGTCGTCACGGACAACAACGACGCGGCCACGGTGCTCAAGTGGGCGGTGCTGGAGATGGAGCGCCGCTACGAGCTCCTGAGCGTCAACGGCGTCCGCAACCTGCAGGACTTCAACCGCCGGGTCGAGAGCGACCAGGTGCTGCGCTCCCCCGAGGCGCAGGGGGAGGAGGGGGACCCGGACCGCTGGCTCTACCAGGGAGGGACGCTCCCCTTCATCGTCGTCATCATCGACGAGCTCGCCGACCTGATGATGACCTGCCAGGGGGACGTGGAGAAGCCGCTCGCGCTGCTCGCGCAGAAGGCGCGCGCCATCGGGATCCACCTGATCCTGGCGACGCAGCGGCCGTCGGTGAACGTCATCACCGGGCTCATCAAGGCCAACTTCCCCAGCCGGATCGCCTTCCGCGTCTCGTCCAAGGTGGACTCGCGGACCATCCTGGACCAGAACGGCGCCGACAACCTGCTGGGGAACGGCGACATGCTCCTCCTCCCGCCCGCCAGCAGCGAGCCGGTGCGGATCCAGGGCGCCTACCTCTCCACCGAGGAAACGGAGGGGCTGATGAACTGGTACCGCGAGCAGAAGCGCCTCCGCCGCGAGCAGGCCATCGCCGAGGGGCGCGACCCGGACGAGGAGACGCGGGGCGAGGCCAACATCCTGGACCAGGTCCGCTCGCAGGAGGACGACGGCTCGGGCGAGGCCGACGAGGAGGCCGTGGGGGAGCGCGACGCCCTCTTCCGCGAGGCCGCGGAGCTGTGCATCCAGCACCAGGGCGGCTCCACCTCGCTGCTGCAGCGGCGGCTGCGGATCGGCTACGGGCGGGCGGCGCGGGTGATCGACCAGCTCCACTTCGCCGGGGTGCTGGGGCCGCCGGACGGCTCCAAGCCTCGCGAGGTGCTGATGGACCACGTGCAGCTGGACCAGATCTGCGACTAG
- a CDS encoding 2-phosphosulfolactate phosphatase yields the protein MKLDVFLTPGEVTPADTADRIVVIIDVLRATSSIVEAIAAGAKTIYPVSSIEEALRLANTLGRDEVLLCGERKCLPIEGFDLGNSPREFTAERVGGKTLVMSTTNGTTAMFLSAGAARVVIASALNLSAVVDELARAEAEPVIVCSGREKHFGLEDAACAGQIASRLMEARPGEGWEMNDGARAAIALSERFELDTETFATTAAGRGIAAAGMREDLEFCARIDRHSVVPVLQDRQITASTPLSAVSER from the coding sequence ATGAAGCTGGACGTTTTCCTCACCCCCGGTGAAGTGACCCCCGCCGACACGGCGGACCGGATCGTGGTGATCATCGACGTGCTCCGCGCCACGAGCAGCATCGTGGAGGCCATCGCGGCCGGCGCGAAGACCATCTATCCCGTCTCCTCCATCGAGGAGGCGCTGCGCCTGGCGAACACCCTCGGACGCGACGAGGTGCTCCTCTGCGGCGAGCGGAAGTGCCTCCCGATCGAGGGGTTCGACCTGGGCAACTCCCCCCGCGAGTTCACTGCCGAGCGGGTGGGGGGGAAGACGCTGGTCATGAGCACCACCAACGGCACCACCGCCATGTTCCTCTCCGCCGGGGCGGCGCGCGTGGTGATCGCCTCCGCGCTCAACCTTTCCGCGGTGGTGGACGAGCTGGCGCGCGCCGAGGCCGAGCCGGTGATCGTCTGCTCCGGCCGGGAGAAGCACTTCGGGCTGGAGGACGCCGCCTGCGCGGGGCAGATCGCGTCCCGGCTCATGGAGGCGCGGCCCGGGGAGGGGTGGGAGATGAACGACGGGGCGCGCGCGGCCATCGCGCTTTCCGAGCGCTTCGAGCTGGATACCGAGACGTTCGCCACGACCGCGGCGGGGCGGGGCATCGCGGCGGCGGGGATGCGGGAGGACCTGGAGTTCTGCGCGCGCATCGACCGGCACTCGGTTGTGCCCGTTCTCCAGGACCGCCAGATCACGGCTTCGACGCCGCTTTCCGCGGTTTCCGAGAGGTAG